A stretch of the Pseudomonas sp. ACM7 genome encodes the following:
- a CDS encoding ABC transporter permease — MNSNTLWLIGRRLGAAIVTLLIVSMVVFAITAVLPGDAAQQSLGQFATPEQVAALRLKLGLDQPGVLRYLHWLMNLLSGDMGQSVSNAMSVSELMAGRVPNTLMLAAATALVSVPVALILGIGSAMGRGGRIDSFLSFFTLAMVAVPEFLVATLAVLIFAVNLGWLSALSYASDITSPWQFMRTYALPVMTLCCVIVAQMARMTRAAVIDQLDSPYVEMARLKGVSPMRIVLRHALPNAIGPIANAIALSLSYLLGGVVIVETIFNYPGIASLMVDAVTNRDMALVQACTMLFCTAYLGLVLIADLCAILSNPRLRNQ, encoded by the coding sequence ATGAATAGCAACACACTGTGGTTGATCGGCCGGCGCCTGGGCGCCGCGATCGTGACTTTGTTGATCGTGTCCATGGTCGTGTTTGCGATCACGGCGGTACTGCCGGGGGACGCGGCGCAACAATCGCTCGGGCAGTTCGCCACGCCGGAACAGGTGGCGGCCTTGCGCCTGAAACTGGGGCTGGATCAGCCCGGTGTGTTGCGTTACCTGCACTGGTTGATGAACCTGCTGAGCGGCGACATGGGCCAGTCGGTCTCCAACGCCATGTCGGTCAGCGAGTTGATGGCCGGGCGGGTGCCCAACACCTTGATGCTGGCGGCCGCGACGGCGCTGGTGTCAGTGCCGGTGGCGTTGATTCTGGGCATCGGCTCGGCGATGGGCCGCGGGGGGCGCATCGACAGCTTCCTGAGCTTTTTCACCCTGGCCATGGTGGCCGTGCCGGAGTTTCTGGTGGCGACCCTGGCGGTGCTGATTTTTGCGGTGAACCTGGGCTGGTTGTCGGCGCTGTCCTATGCCAGCGACATCACCTCACCTTGGCAATTCATGCGTACTTACGCCTTGCCGGTGATGACGCTGTGCTGCGTCATCGTCGCGCAAATGGCCCGCATGACCCGGGCAGCGGTGATCGATCAACTGGACAGCCCCTACGTGGAAATGGCCCGGCTCAAAGGCGTGAGCCCGATGCGCATTGTGCTGCGCCATGCCTTGCCCAATGCCATCGGACCCATCGCCAATGCTATCGCCCTGAGTCTTTCTTACCTGTTGGGCGGGGTGGTAATCGTCGAGACGATCTTCAACTACCCCGGCATCGCCAGCCTGATGGTTGATGCGGTGACCAACCGCGACATGGCGCTGGTCCAGGCCTGCACCATGCTGTTTTGCACGGCGTACCTGGGGTTGGTGCTGATTGCCGACCTGTGCGCGATTCTGTCCAATCCGAGGCTGAGAAACCAATGA
- a CDS encoding ABC transporter substrate-binding protein translates to MTDNKIDSQLISGQESLRVFEGLNRGMSRRNALQMLGVAGVAAAGAGSLFGAAGKLFAEEAATPGKGKPGGRIRVAGMSSSTADTLDPAKGALSTDYVRHFMFYNGLTRFDAHLVPQLELAERIDNTDATLWTITLRKDVTFHNGKTLSAADVVYSLSRHKDPLTGSKVMPLMAQFEEIKASGPNEVQIRLSAPNAELPSILAVSHLMIVPEGTTDFNQGIGTGPFKVKEFKPGVRSIAARNTGYWKPGLPYLDEIEFIAIADEPSRVNALLSGDVHMINEVNPRSTTRIKASAKHRVVDAPSGNYTDLIIRQDQMPGKSAEFTQAMKHLLDREQVKSAVFRGFAVVGNDHPISPGSRYYNADLPRRVYDPEKAKFLLKKAGMESITMPLVASPAATGSVDIAVLLQQSAKQAGLKLDVNRLPSDGYWSNHWMKHPLSFGNINPRPNADVMFSQFFQSKAPWNESGWQNDQFDQLLMLARGETDDAKRTKMYADMQTLVHDHSGIGVPVFISNIDGVDQRIKGYGSNPLGGFMGYMFAEQVWLDA, encoded by the coding sequence ATGACTGACAACAAGATCGACTCCCAACTGATCTCCGGCCAGGAAAGCCTACGGGTATTCGAAGGCCTAAATCGCGGCATGTCGCGCCGCAACGCCTTGCAGATGCTCGGCGTGGCCGGTGTGGCTGCGGCGGGCGCCGGCAGCCTGTTCGGCGCCGCCGGTAAACTGTTTGCCGAAGAAGCCGCCACCCCCGGCAAAGGCAAACCGGGCGGGCGGATTCGCGTCGCCGGCATGTCCAGTTCCACCGCCGATACGCTGGACCCGGCCAAAGGCGCGTTGTCGACCGACTACGTGCGCCACTTCATGTTCTACAACGGCCTGACCCGTTTCGACGCCCACTTGGTGCCGCAACTGGAACTGGCCGAGCGCATCGACAACACCGACGCCACGCTGTGGACCATCACCCTGCGCAAGGACGTGACCTTCCACAACGGCAAGACCCTGAGCGCTGCCGACGTGGTGTACTCGCTGTCGCGCCACAAGGATCCGCTGACCGGCTCCAAGGTCATGCCGCTGATGGCGCAGTTCGAAGAAATCAAAGCCAGCGGCCCCAACGAAGTTCAAATCCGCCTGAGCGCGCCGAACGCCGAATTGCCGTCGATCCTCGCCGTGTCGCACCTGATGATCGTTCCGGAAGGCACCACCGATTTCAACCAGGGCATCGGCACCGGGCCGTTCAAGGTCAAGGAATTCAAACCGGGCGTGCGCTCGATTGCCGCGCGCAATACCGGCTACTGGAAACCGGGCCTGCCGTACCTGGACGAAATCGAGTTCATCGCCATTGCCGACGAACCGTCGCGGGTCAACGCGCTGTTGTCGGGCGACGTACACATGATCAACGAGGTCAACCCGCGCTCGACCACGCGCATCAAGGCCAGCGCCAAACACCGGGTCGTGGATGCGCCATCGGGTAACTACACCGACCTGATCATCCGCCAGGATCAGATGCCGGGTAAAAGCGCCGAATTCACTCAGGCCATGAAGCACCTGCTGGACCGTGAACAGGTTAAATCCGCAGTGTTCCGGGGCTTTGCCGTGGTCGGTAACGACCATCCGATTTCCCCCGGTTCGCGCTACTACAACGCCGACCTGCCGCGACGGGTCTACGACCCGGAAAAAGCCAAGTTCCTGCTCAAGAAGGCCGGCATGGAAAGCATCACCATGCCGCTGGTCGCATCGCCGGCCGCCACCGGTTCGGTGGACATCGCGGTGCTTTTGCAACAGTCGGCGAAACAGGCCGGGCTCAAGCTCGACGTCAATCGCCTGCCGAGCGATGGCTACTGGTCCAATCACTGGATGAAGCACCCGCTGAGCTTCGGCAACATCAACCCGCGGCCGAACGCCGACGTGATGTTCTCGCAGTTCTTCCAGTCGAAAGCGCCGTGGAACGAATCGGGCTGGCAGAACGATCAGTTCGATCAGTTGCTGATGCTCGCCCGGGGTGAAACCGACGACGCCAAGCGCACCAAGATGTACGCCGACATGCAGACCCTGGTGCATGACCACAGTGGTATCGGCGTGCCGGTGTTCATCAGCAACATCGACGGTGTCGACCAGCGCATCAAAGGTTACGGCAGCAACCCGCTGGGTGGTTTCATGGGCTACATGTTCGCCGAGCAGGTCTGGCTGGACGCTTGA
- a CDS encoding FAD-binding oxidoreductase codes for MGSESYWLDTAPAFSGAQFGALPGQVDVAIVGGGFTGLAAARALALKGASVVVLEAGRVIGEASGRNGGQCNTGVAQDYAGLSASLGADKARAYYQAYESAVQSVVSLVEQEQIACDLIRNGKLKLAAKPMHYEGLARTCELIRKEVDADVELLTAEQTRAEVNSAQFHGGLLQRNGVQMHVGRFGVGLAEAAARHGALIHQGTSVTDWKAQAGGYQVNTSKGSLHAGQVLLATGACQHGGLGWYRRRIVPVGSFVIATEVLPPSLIEQLLPGRRAYVTSRMIGNYFRLTPDNRLLFGGRARFAMSDSVNDAKSGKVLHAAMVQMFPQLANVKIDYCWGGLVDMTSDRLPRAGQHGGVYHSMGYSGHGVQMSVHMGQVMADVMAGNVEANPWRELEWPAIPGHFGKPWFLPFVGAYYRFQDYLH; via the coding sequence ATGGGCAGTGAATCCTACTGGCTCGACACCGCACCGGCGTTCAGCGGTGCACAGTTCGGCGCATTGCCCGGGCAGGTCGACGTGGCCATCGTCGGTGGTGGTTTCACCGGCCTGGCGGCGGCCCGGGCGTTGGCCTTGAAGGGCGCCAGTGTGGTGGTGCTGGAGGCCGGAAGGGTCATCGGTGAAGCGTCGGGGCGCAATGGCGGCCAGTGCAACACCGGCGTTGCCCAGGACTACGCCGGGCTCAGCGCCAGCCTCGGTGCCGACAAGGCACGGGCTTATTACCAAGCCTACGAAAGCGCGGTGCAGAGCGTGGTGTCGTTGGTGGAGCAGGAGCAAATCGCCTGCGACCTGATTCGCAACGGCAAGCTCAAACTGGCCGCCAAGCCCATGCACTACGAAGGGCTGGCACGGACCTGCGAACTGATTCGCAAGGAAGTCGATGCCGACGTCGAATTGCTGACCGCCGAGCAGACCCGCGCGGAAGTCAATTCCGCGCAGTTCCACGGTGGCTTGCTGCAGCGCAACGGCGTGCAGATGCATGTCGGGCGCTTCGGTGTCGGGTTGGCCGAGGCAGCGGCACGTCACGGCGCGCTGATCCATCAAGGCACTTCGGTCACTGACTGGAAAGCCCAGGCCGGCGGTTATCAGGTCAACACCAGCAAAGGATCGCTGCACGCCGGTCAGGTGTTATTGGCCACGGGCGCCTGTCAGCACGGTGGTTTGGGCTGGTATCGGCGGCGGATCGTGCCGGTGGGCAGTTTTGTCATCGCCACCGAAGTCCTTCCACCGTCGCTGATCGAGCAGTTGTTGCCGGGCCGCCGCGCCTATGTCACCAGCCGCATGATCGGTAACTACTTCCGCCTCACCCCGGACAATCGCCTGCTGTTTGGCGGCCGTGCGCGGTTCGCCATGTCGGACAGCGTCAACGACGCCAAAAGCGGCAAGGTGCTGCACGCGGCGATGGTGCAGATGTTCCCGCAGTTGGCCAACGTGAAGATCGACTACTGCTGGGGCGGGCTGGTGGACATGACCTCAGACCGACTGCCTCGGGCGGGTCAGCACGGCGGTGTTTATCACTCCATGGGCTACAGCGGCCATGGCGTGCAGATGTCGGTGCACATGGGCCAGGTCATGGCCGATGTCATGGCCGGCAACGTCGAAGCCAACCCTTGGCGTGAACTCGAATGGCCGGCGATTCCAGGCCATTTCGGCAAACCGTGGTTCCTGCCGTTCGTAGGTGCCTATTACCGCTTCCAGGATTATTTGCATTGA
- a CDS encoding haloacid dehalogenase type II, with product MSFLRPKFITFDCYGTLTNFHMGTMTRELFADRVKPEQMDQFVKDFSAYRLDQVMGDWMPYDEILKTALARTCKRWGIEYRDEGQLYYDAVPTWGPHPDVPAGLSKIADKIPLVIFSNASDSQIMSNVDKLGAPFHKVFTAEQAQAYKPRLAAFEYMLDNLNCGPEDILHVSSSFRYDLMPAHDMKIKNKAFVARGHEVPANAFYGYQQITDIGGLAALVGL from the coding sequence ATGAGCTTTCTTCGCCCCAAATTCATTACGTTCGACTGCTACGGTACGCTGACCAACTTCCACATGGGCACGATGACTCGCGAGCTGTTCGCCGATCGCGTGAAGCCCGAGCAGATGGATCAGTTCGTCAAGGACTTCTCGGCCTACCGCCTGGACCAGGTCATGGGTGACTGGATGCCATATGACGAAATCCTCAAGACCGCACTGGCGCGGACCTGCAAGCGCTGGGGCATCGAGTACCGTGACGAAGGTCAACTGTATTACGACGCCGTACCGACCTGGGGCCCGCACCCCGATGTGCCGGCCGGCCTGTCGAAAATCGCCGACAAGATCCCGCTGGTGATTTTCTCCAACGCCAGCGACAGCCAGATCATGTCCAACGTCGACAAACTCGGCGCGCCGTTCCACAAGGTTTTTACCGCCGAACAGGCCCAGGCCTACAAGCCGCGTCTGGCCGCGTTCGAGTACATGCTCGACAACCTCAACTGCGGACCGGAAGACATCTTGCATGTGTCCTCCAGCTTCCGTTATGACCTGATGCCGGCCCACGACATGAAGATCAAGAACAAGGCCTTCGTCGCCCGTGGTCACGAAGTCCCGGCCAATGCCTTCTACGGCTACCAGCAGATCACCGATATTGGCGGGCTGGCCGCACTGGTTGGTCTCTGA
- a CDS encoding aldehyde dehydrogenase has protein sequence MDSFDPRLIAVRSAHFIAGKYRDAQPGLEVVRPSDGQVYAQLPIADADLVDEAVTDAWQAFNRSDWASRPPRERARVMRRWADLIEADAAILAPLEAVGSTRPHKDVIAWDIPYVAEGIRFFAELADKHGGHVAATQTDRLGMQIAEPYGVIAAIAPWNFPLSMASWKVAPALAAGNAVVLKPSELTPFSSLRFAELALQAGIPAGIFNVIQGDGRITGDALCRHPRVAKVTFTGSTATGSSIMSTCALVGPKPVTLELGGKSPQLVFADVPDIAKTARTVALAITGNAGQVCVSGSRLLIQRSIMEPFVAHLQAYFEELHPGPTWSSESTLSPIISRLQASRIDGIVQRSRQAGAEVLTGGGVFEGLGGAYYQPTLLMGLDNDNPAVCEEIFGPVLTVQAFDDEEQALSLAAHATYGLAAGVHTADINRALRLVRRLEAGTVWVNRYGRSNDYILPTGGYKRSGIGKDLGREAFEANLRFKSVLIDIVQ, from the coding sequence ATGGATAGCTTCGATCCCCGCCTTATCGCTGTGCGCAGCGCTCACTTCATTGCTGGAAAGTACCGCGATGCGCAACCCGGGCTTGAGGTGGTGCGCCCCTCTGACGGCCAGGTCTATGCTCAGTTGCCAATCGCCGATGCCGACCTGGTGGATGAGGCGGTCACTGATGCCTGGCAGGCGTTCAACCGCAGTGACTGGGCCAGCCGTCCACCCCGGGAGCGAGCGCGGGTGATGCGCCGCTGGGCCGATCTGATCGAGGCGGACGCCGCCATTCTGGCACCGCTGGAAGCCGTGGGCTCGACGCGTCCTCATAAAGATGTGATCGCCTGGGACATTCCTTATGTCGCCGAAGGCATTCGCTTCTTCGCCGAACTGGCGGACAAGCATGGCGGTCACGTGGCAGCGACCCAGACCGATCGACTGGGTATGCAGATCGCCGAACCCTACGGCGTCATTGCCGCCATCGCACCGTGGAATTTCCCCTTGAGCATGGCCTCCTGGAAGGTGGCCCCGGCGTTGGCAGCCGGTAATGCCGTGGTGCTCAAACCTTCGGAGCTGACGCCATTCTCCAGCCTGCGCTTTGCCGAACTGGCACTGCAGGCGGGCATTCCGGCGGGGATTTTCAACGTTATCCAGGGCGATGGCCGCATCACGGGCGATGCCTTGTGCCGCCATCCGCGAGTGGCCAAAGTGACGTTCACCGGGTCCACGGCGACCGGGTCGAGCATCATGTCGACCTGTGCGCTGGTGGGGCCGAAACCGGTGACCCTGGAACTCGGCGGCAAGAGCCCGCAACTGGTGTTCGCCGACGTACCGGACATCGCCAAAACCGCGCGCACCGTGGCGCTGGCCATCACCGGCAACGCCGGGCAGGTGTGCGTGTCTGGTTCGCGGTTGTTGATCCAGCGCTCGATCATGGAACCCTTTGTTGCGCATTTGCAGGCGTATTTCGAGGAACTACACCCGGGGCCGACCTGGTCATCCGAGAGCACGTTGTCGCCGATCATTTCCCGACTGCAAGCCAGTCGCATCGACGGTATCGTCCAACGCTCGCGTCAGGCTGGTGCTGAAGTGCTGACCGGCGGCGGAGTGTTTGAAGGTCTGGGCGGCGCTTATTACCAACCGACGTTGCTGATGGGGCTGGACAATGACAACCCGGCCGTCTGCGAAGAAATCTTCGGCCCGGTGCTCACGGTGCAGGCATTCGATGATGAAGAACAGGCGCTGAGCCTGGCCGCGCACGCCACCTACGGCTTGGCGGCGGGTGTACACACCGCCGATATCAATCGCGCCCTGCGTCTGGTCCGGCGGCTGGAGGCGGGGACCGTTTGGGTTAACCGTTACGGGCGCAGTAACGACTACATCCTGCCGACCGGCGGCTACAAACGCTCCGGCATCGGCAAGGACCTGGGGCGCGAAGCGTTCGAAGCCAATTTACGCTTCAAGAGTGTGCTGATCGATATCGTGCAATAA
- a CDS encoding GNAT family N-acetyltransferase has translation MSALQQPAYVYRPMTAADLPSAHALSVQLKWPHRLDDWAMLQRVSDGFVVLDGARLIGTAFACPQGGFTTIGLVIVSDDYQGKGIGRKLMEQALDACQSRTPMLNATLAGAPLYASQGFVEFGRIQQHQGNVNAPAPAALADGEHCRALNAADQARVLALANAGSGLDREAVLADLFEVVEHSVGIERDGQLRAFALLRPFGRGRCIGPVVAENLEQTKHLIAVLLAHVPDAFVRIDIPADSGLAEWLESAGLRQVDTVAQMAKGTPPQTANGVQQFAVVTQAIG, from the coding sequence ATGTCCGCCTTGCAACAACCTGCTTATGTCTATCGGCCAATGACGGCCGCCGACCTGCCCTCGGCCCACGCCTTGTCCGTGCAGTTGAAGTGGCCCCATCGCCTGGACGACTGGGCGATGCTGCAACGGGTCAGCGACGGCTTTGTGGTGCTGGATGGCGCGCGTCTGATCGGCACGGCATTCGCCTGCCCCCAGGGTGGCTTCACCACCATTGGCCTGGTGATTGTCAGTGATGACTATCAAGGCAAAGGCATCGGCCGCAAGCTCATGGAACAGGCTCTGGATGCCTGCCAGTCACGCACCCCGATGCTCAACGCCACACTGGCAGGCGCACCGCTTTATGCCAGCCAGGGCTTTGTCGAATTCGGCCGAATTCAGCAGCATCAGGGCAACGTCAATGCACCTGCACCCGCCGCACTGGCCGACGGCGAACATTGCCGTGCACTGAACGCGGCGGATCAGGCTCGCGTGCTGGCTTTGGCCAACGCCGGCAGCGGGCTGGATCGCGAAGCGGTGCTCGCGGATCTGTTTGAAGTGGTCGAGCATTCGGTGGGGATCGAGCGCGACGGCCAGTTACGCGCCTTCGCCTTGCTGCGCCCCTTCGGCCGTGGTCGTTGCATCGGCCCGGTCGTCGCCGAAAACCTCGAACAGACTAAACACCTGATCGCCGTGTTGCTGGCGCACGTACCGGACGCCTTCGTACGCATCGACATTCCGGCAGACAGCGGCCTGGCCGAATGGCTGGAGTCGGCGGGTTTGAGGCAGGTCGATACCGTGGCGCAAATGGCCAAGGGCACGCCACCGCAAACAGCCAATGGCGTCCAACAGTTCGCTGTGGTGACTCAAGCCATTGGCTGA